From Anaeromicrobium sediminis, a single genomic window includes:
- a CDS encoding polysaccharide deacetylase family protein, with protein MYKKIFYSLILIIIIVLLIQINNIILNKVYVETFFDMENSREIILNGPKDKKVVALTFDDGPHPRYTPQILDLLDKYDAKATFFVIGKHVKLYPEVVKREVISGHEVGNHTFSHINIRANSSKRIWKEFQETQDIVYKVTGKKPTLFRPPFGYYNNMIKNMASQAGCDVILWSTHQDSKDWSSPGVDKIVNTVLNKTRNGDIILLHDYVEGKCHTIEALETILPELKKRGFKFLTISELLNLTAE; from the coding sequence ATGTATAAAAAAATATTCTACTCTTTAATACTTATAATAATTATTGTTTTATTAATACAAATTAACAACATAATTTTAAACAAAGTGTATGTTGAAACTTTTTTTGATATGGAAAATAGTAGAGAAATAATATTGAATGGACCTAAAGATAAAAAGGTAGTGGCCCTTACCTTTGATGATGGCCCCCATCCAAGATATACCCCTCAAATATTAGATTTATTAGACAAATATGACGCTAAAGCTACTTTTTTTGTAATAGGAAAGCATGTAAAACTATATCCTGAAGTGGTGAAAAGAGAGGTGATTTCAGGTCACGAAGTGGGAAATCACACTTTTTCACATATTAATATAAGAGCCAATTCTTCTAAGAGAATATGGAAAGAGTTTCAAGAAACTCAAGACATAGTATATAAGGTGACAGGGAAAAAACCTACACTTTTTAGGCCACCTTTTGGCTATTATAACAATATGATTAAGAATATGGCATCTCAGGCTGGATGTGATGTTATCCTGTGGTCTACCCATCAGGATTCAAAGGATTGGAGTAGCCCTGGAGTAGATAAAATAGTAAACACTGTATTGAATAAAACTAGAAATGGAGATATTATATTACTTCATGATTATGTAGAAGGAAAATGCCATACAATAGAAGCTTTAGAGACTATATTACCGGAATTAAAGAAAAGAGGTTTTAAGTTTCTGACTATTTCAGAATTATTAAATCTTACAGCAGAATAA
- a CDS encoding Ger(x)C family spore germination protein, which yields MIKLKKIGIILIICLLMTGCWDKTELKEVGIVTAMGVDLEDDGQITMSVLMVIPLGSEVQQSTTWYGKSKGKTLMDASKNIRKHTSKKPEWYHSKLVLIGEKLARKDMYKVLDYLSRNQQIRYSNNIIVCEGRADEALSAPADLETSLASEIGGLIENTSDYTKAYVEKLKDFLQSMDSETVGSVCGRLRYSQDREITFSSNRETIMKLNDEKDYKYIALEGTSVFKGMKLAGFLNDLETSGFLFITGKAKGGGIPVKVEEDQYVFLDHSKPDSKIEINMEDNKIQANIKVELDTLIVETTEELRLKDKKFIKEIEEMAAKEVRERMEASMKKAKELNSDIFGISEQIHKTYPKVWKEIKDDWDKIFKEIPIEYEVKVKIKGFNLIGDRIKQVK from the coding sequence GTGATAAAATTGAAGAAGATAGGTATTATTCTAATAATATGCCTGTTAATGACAGGCTGTTGGGACAAAACTGAATTGAAGGAAGTAGGCATAGTTACAGCTATGGGAGTAGATTTAGAAGATGATGGACAAATAACCATGAGTGTACTTATGGTTATTCCCCTAGGTAGTGAGGTGCAGCAATCGACTACCTGGTATGGTAAATCTAAGGGAAAGACTTTAATGGATGCTAGTAAGAATATAAGGAAGCATACTAGTAAGAAACCAGAATGGTATCATAGTAAACTAGTATTAATAGGAGAAAAATTGGCTAGAAAGGACATGTATAAGGTTTTAGATTATCTTTCTAGAAATCAACAAATAAGATATTCAAATAATATAATAGTATGTGAAGGTAGGGCAGATGAAGCCTTATCGGCACCTGCTGATTTAGAGACAAGCTTAGCATCTGAGATTGGTGGCTTAATTGAGAATACATCAGATTATACTAAGGCCTATGTGGAAAAGTTAAAGGATTTTCTACAAAGTATGGACAGTGAGACTGTGGGAAGTGTATGTGGAAGATTGAGATATTCTCAAGATAGAGAAATAACATTTTCATCAAATAGAGAAACCATAATGAAATTAAATGACGAAAAAGACTATAAGTATATAGCCTTAGAAGGGACATCTGTTTTTAAGGGAATGAAATTGGCTGGGTTTCTAAATGATTTAGAAACTAGTGGTTTTTTGTTTATTACAGGAAAAGCTAAAGGCGGTGGGATTCCTGTGAAAGTAGAAGAAGATCAATATGTATTTTTAGATCATTCAAAACCAGATAGTAAAATAGAAATCAATATGGAAGACAATAAAATACAAGCAAATATAAAGGTGGAGTTAGATACTTTAATAGTTGAGACTACAGAAGAATTAAGATTAAAGGATAAAAAGTTTATCAAAGAAATAGAAGAAATGGCAGCAAAAGAAGTTAGAGAGCGTATGGAAGCCTCTATGAAAAAGGCAAAAGAATTAAATTCTGATATATTTGGAATATCTGAACAAATTCATAAAACATATCCAAAAGTATGGAAAGAAATAAAAGATGATTGGGATAAAATATTTAAAGAAATTCCTATAGAATATGAAGTTAAAGTGAAAATTAAGGGCTTTAACCTAATAGGAGATAGGATTAAGCAGGTGAAGTAA
- a CDS encoding class I SAM-dependent methyltransferase, translating to MNSQEIVKNIIEKEELIQAILSNKRKKDDDYRKVNIRPILIKDELVYQFTYVYDNKEIHKNISKDEAIDKMSKYINLDFKQCQIYGVENDYQILISKKFKEKILKKKPSKKLGNITHNRKKKYIIEEDEPCDFLMYLGVMNKEGMVKSQKRDKFRQINRFLEMVRDVENNLDKDKELKIIDFGCGKSYLTFALYYYLVKVLNLKVNIIGLDLKKDVVEYCNQVSKNLGYEHLSFQVGNIGEFNEFDQVDIVVTLHACDTATDMALFKAICWNSEIILSVPCCQHELMNQVKSETLKPMLKHGIIKERFSSLATDSARVNLLELIGYDTQIIEFIETEHTPKNLLIRAIKANNKREELLQEYKAFKKFLNIEPYLEKLLVDSNRINI from the coding sequence ATGAATTCTCAGGAGATAGTTAAAAATATAATAGAAAAGGAAGAATTAATACAAGCTATATTAAGTAATAAAAGAAAAAAGGATGATGACTATAGGAAAGTTAATATAAGACCTATCCTTATAAAGGATGAATTAGTATATCAATTTACCTATGTATATGATAATAAAGAAATCCATAAGAATATATCTAAGGATGAAGCCATAGATAAAATGAGTAAGTATATAAATTTAGATTTTAAACAATGTCAAATATATGGGGTAGAAAATGATTACCAAATATTGATAAGCAAGAAATTTAAAGAAAAAATATTAAAGAAAAAACCAAGTAAAAAATTAGGAAACATAACTCATAATAGAAAGAAAAAATACATAATAGAAGAAGATGAACCCTGTGACTTTTTAATGTACTTAGGAGTTATGAATAAGGAAGGAATGGTAAAAAGTCAAAAGCGAGATAAATTTAGACAGATAAATAGATTCTTAGAAATGGTAAGGGATGTGGAAAATAATTTAGATAAGGATAAAGAGTTGAAAATAATAGATTTTGGTTGTGGAAAGTCATACCTAACTTTTGCCTTATATTATTATTTAGTTAAAGTATTAAATCTAAAAGTTAATATTATAGGATTAGACTTAAAAAAAGACGTAGTAGAATACTGCAACCAAGTATCTAAAAACTTAGGATACGAACACTTATCTTTTCAAGTGGGAAATATAGGAGAGTTTAATGAGTTTGATCAAGTGGACATAGTAGTTACCCTTCATGCTTGTGATACGGCCACGGATATGGCTTTATTTAAGGCCATATGCTGGAATAGTGAAATTATATTGTCTGTACCTTGCTGTCAACATGAACTTATGAATCAAGTAAAGAGTGAAACTTTAAAACCTATGCTTAAACATGGAATAATAAAAGAGAGATTTAGTTCCTTAGCTACTGATTCAGCCCGTGTAAATCTACTAGAATTAATAGGATATGATACCCAGATAATAGAGTTTATAGAAACGGAGCATACGCCTAAAAATCTTTTAATAAGGGCAATAAAAGCTAATAACAAAAGGGAAGAATTATTACAAGAGTACAAGGCCTTTAAGAAATTTTTAAATATAGAGCCATATTTAGAAAAACTATTAGTAGATAGCAATAGGATTAATATTTAG
- a CDS encoding GAF domain-containing protein, giving the protein MNEIKKVDFDTKDKFYNYLNIKLMGLVSSEEDVLANLSNASAFFNLLLDNINWVGFYLYKNDELVLGPFQGKPACTHIEMGKGVCGTTAKSLETQLVPDVHEFPGHIACDSASQSEIVIPLVQNGKLVGVLDIDSPIKNRFDEEDQIGLEKAVETLNKYVNISQIL; this is encoded by the coding sequence ATGAATGAAATTAAGAAAGTTGATTTTGATACAAAGGATAAGTTCTACAATTACTTAAATATAAAGTTAATGGGTCTAGTTTCATCAGAAGAAGACGTATTAGCTAATCTTTCTAATGCCAGTGCCTTTTTTAATTTATTATTGGATAATATAAACTGGGTAGGATTTTATCTTTATAAAAATGATGAACTAGTATTGGGACCCTTTCAAGGAAAGCCAGCATGTACCCATATAGAAATGGGAAAGGGTGTATGTGGTACGACAGCTAAAAGTCTAGAAACTCAATTAGTACCAGATGTACATGAATTTCCTGGCCACATAGCTTGTGATAGTGCATCCCAATCTGAAATAGTCATACCTCTAGTTCAAAATGGAAAACTAGTAGGAGTACTAGACATTGATAGTCCTATAAAAAACAGATTTGATGAAGAAGATCAGATAGGTCTTGAGAAAGCTGTTGAAACATTGAATAAATATGTGAATATTTCACAAATTTTATAA
- a CDS encoding spore germination protein — protein MFFNRKKDREEEEYLSKNIDKNIDRLKEEFQDCSDLVDREFKLSKTHTRIVIFYIDGIVDKQVLQDNVLSNILVNMRGCDDPVKIKEKFLLDIIKDYDLPIGEIGKVETIEDCISKIVEGNTILFMDGINMGLCLSTIKPPGRTIGQPVTEANIRGPFEAFTENLRANTSLIRKRLKSNNLKMENINAGKLSKTNITICYLKNIVDDNLVKEVKKRLDKIEIDTIIDSGYIEHLIEDSPLSVFPQMVHTERPDTCTAALSEGRVVLLVDGSPFALIVPGVFIDFLTAPEDYYSKFYIATFVRMLRYAALFTSLITPGFYIALTTFHRAMIPSTLLIRISAAHAEVPFSATIEVLLMEMTFELLREAGLRLQKPIGSAVSIVGALVIGQGAVKAGLVSQEIVIIVALTGISSFAIPVYSMEVAIRLLRFVLIILSSMLGILGLVTGLMVILIHLVSLRSFGVPYLSPLAPMSIKDWQDIFYKVPIWANESRPTFVNPKSQKKQQGNSMPKKTNKSINKV, from the coding sequence ATGTTTTTTAATAGAAAAAAAGATAGAGAAGAAGAAGAGTACTTAAGTAAAAATATAGATAAAAATATTGATCGGTTAAAGGAAGAATTTCAAGATTGTTCCGACTTAGTTGACAGAGAATTTAAACTGAGTAAAACCCATACTAGAATAGTTATATTTTACATTGATGGCATAGTAGACAAGCAAGTTTTACAGGATAACGTACTTAGTAATATTTTAGTGAACATGAGAGGTTGTGATGATCCTGTAAAGATAAAGGAAAAGTTTTTGTTAGATATAATTAAGGACTATGATTTGCCCATAGGAGAAATAGGAAAAGTAGAGACTATAGAAGATTGTATAAGCAAAATAGTAGAGGGAAATACTATTTTATTTATGGATGGTATAAATATGGGATTGTGCTTATCTACCATAAAGCCTCCTGGAAGAACCATAGGACAACCTGTAACAGAAGCTAATATAAGGGGGCCTTTTGAAGCATTTACAGAAAATTTAAGGGCTAACACATCCTTAATAAGAAAGAGATTGAAAAGTAATAATTTAAAGATGGAAAATATTAATGCAGGTAAGTTAAGCAAGACTAACATTACCATATGCTATTTAAAAAATATAGTAGATGATAATCTGGTTAAAGAAGTAAAAAAGAGATTAGATAAGATTGAAATAGATACCATAATAGATAGCGGATACATAGAACATTTAATTGAGGATTCACCCTTGTCTGTATTTCCACAAATGGTTCATACAGAAAGACCAGATACATGTACAGCTGCTTTAAGTGAAGGGCGAGTAGTACTATTAGTAGATGGATCCCCCTTTGCGTTAATAGTTCCTGGTGTATTCATAGATTTTTTAACTGCACCAGAAGATTATTATTCAAAATTCTATATAGCTACCTTTGTGAGAATGTTAAGATATGCAGCCTTATTTACATCCTTAATAACACCGGGATTTTATATAGCTTTAACCACATTCCATCGGGCTATGATACCCTCAACACTACTTATTAGAATATCAGCAGCCCACGCCGAGGTGCCATTTTCAGCAACTATTGAAGTACTATTGATGGAAATGACCTTTGAATTACTAAGGGAAGCAGGCCTTAGACTACAAAAACCCATTGGTTCAGCTGTAAGTATAGTTGGAGCATTAGTAATTGGACAAGGGGCAGTAAAGGCTGGATTAGTATCCCAAGAAATAGTTATTATAGTAGCATTAACGGGGATTTCATCCTTTGCCATTCCTGTATATTCCATGGAAGTAGCCATAAGACTTTTAAGGTTTGTACTAATAATATTATCATCCATGTTAGGAATTTTAGGATTAGTAACAGGTCTAATGGTTATACTTATACATTTAGTATCTCTAAGATCCTTTGGAGTGCCCTATTTATCTCCCCTTGCTCCCATGTCCATAAAAGATTGGCAAGATATATTTTACAAGGTACCCATATGGGCTAATGAAAGCAGACCAACCTTCGTAAATCCTAAATCTCAAAAAAAGCAACAGGGAAATAGTATGCCTAAGAAAACTAATAAATCTATAAATAAAGTATAG
- a CDS encoding GGDEF domain-containing protein: MKNDMFFFYEGFHPMFIIDYNSFNVVNINEKAKNLCNMDLSKVNRIEDFIPYVNIHIKDKIKIDYILRNKYIFHSWFDVYLKKINLENKDYIWIQLIDVSRYKTKEEEAKYIAYHDTVTNLPNRRYMDDYLKVIFNSAMRENKNIGLMFIDLDNFKSINDTYGHMAGDEALKTVSKHIKGALRKSDLIARFGGDEFLVILEDMPKIEIANSVAERIIEELQTPIIVKEKKIKITCSIGIGMFPEHGNDMESIINYADKAMYEAKRLGKNTYKKNY; encoded by the coding sequence ATGAAGAATGATATGTTTTTTTTCTACGAAGGATTCCATCCAATGTTTATAATAGATTATAATAGCTTTAATGTGGTAAATATAAATGAAAAAGCTAAAAATCTATGTAATATGGACTTAAGTAAAGTTAATAGAATAGAAGATTTCATTCCATATGTAAATATACATATTAAAGATAAAATAAAAATAGATTATATCTTGAGGAATAAATATATTTTTCATAGTTGGTTTGATGTTTATTTGAAAAAAATAAATCTAGAAAATAAAGATTATATATGGATACAATTAATAGATGTGAGTAGGTATAAAACGAAAGAAGAAGAAGCAAAGTATATTGCTTATCATGATACGGTGACTAACTTGCCAAATAGAAGGTATATGGACGATTATCTTAAGGTGATTTTTAATAGTGCCATGAGAGAAAATAAAAATATAGGCTTAATGTTTATAGATTTAGATAATTTTAAAAGCATTAATGATACATATGGTCATATGGCAGGAGATGAAGCCTTAAAAACCGTAAGTAAACATATAAAAGGAGCCCTAAGAAAAAGTGATTTAATAGCTAGATTTGGAGGAGATGAATTTCTAGTAATATTAGAAGATATGCCTAAAATTGAAATTGCAAATTCTGTGGCTGAGAGAATAATAGAAGAATTACAGACGCCTATAATAGTGAAAGAAAAAAAGATAAAGATAACTTGTAGTATAGGTATTGGAATGTTCCCTGAACACGGAAATGATATGGAGTCCATAATAAATTATGCAGATAAGGCCATGTATGAAGCTAAAAGATTAGGAAAAAATACATATAAAAAGAATTATTAA